In one window of Comamonas testosteroni DNA:
- a CDS encoding ShlB/FhaC/HecB family hemolysin secretion/activation protein yields MRIQIPVASQALTLATCQTAAPSSFTRTSSAGLLGLLCLGWLSPVLAQPVSIPDAGSLQRETERSLQAPGAAPQLRPKPVQEQAADPDAPRVTVRRFVIEGAQLLPEPELQALLADLQGQSLSMQELEQAVSRLERAYRDAGWYARVWPPPQDVTQGVVHIQVLEGRFGQASVQPAASSAGAPLRADAQRVLRTVTAGLQTGQPLSAVKLERGLLLADDLPGMAVTAVLQAGQATGSSDLAIEVADQPLLTSDMALSNYGLRTTGKGQLSGGLAVNNLSGRGDQLSLRMLGSAHLGSVQARYSLPLGYDGLRLAVWSSAMGYKLAGSYSSLDAKGQAYSAGMGLSYPLLRQQARNLQLHVGLQHRRYDDDMLDTAVRRQRNEVLNLGLSGDLSDSLGGGGINWGSVQLLHGRLRMQARTGEVTQDAAGPNTRGDYTKLAWQANRLQNLAGWLGQGWQLQASASGQWAHQNLGSAERMSLGGPDQIRAYPVNEAMGDQGLLLKLQLQRELGSALGGGWQAQLFYDWGQIRQHKKPWQGWDGGSGMANSYHLAGWGLGLRWSGQGDWRGWQVQASVATPVGNNPAASQGRNSDGSSQRSSRGWLVLSRSF; encoded by the coding sequence GTGCGCATACAAATCCCAGTCGCCTCCCAGGCCCTCACCCTGGCCACCTGCCAGACTGCTGCTCCCAGCTCCTTCACACGCACCAGCTCCGCCGGGCTGCTGGGCCTGCTGTGTCTGGGCTGGCTCTCGCCGGTGCTGGCCCAGCCGGTCTCTATTCCCGATGCGGGCAGCCTGCAGCGTGAAACCGAGCGCAGCCTTCAAGCGCCGGGGGCCGCCCCCCAGTTGCGCCCCAAGCCGGTGCAGGAGCAAGCCGCAGACCCCGATGCCCCTCGCGTCACGGTGCGGCGCTTTGTCATCGAAGGCGCCCAACTGCTGCCAGAGCCCGAGCTGCAGGCCTTGCTAGCCGATTTGCAGGGCCAGTCGCTGAGCATGCAGGAGTTGGAGCAGGCCGTGTCCCGCCTAGAGCGGGCCTACCGCGATGCCGGCTGGTATGCCCGGGTCTGGCCGCCGCCGCAGGATGTCACCCAGGGCGTGGTGCACATCCAGGTGCTGGAGGGCCGCTTTGGCCAAGCCAGCGTGCAGCCTGCAGCATCGTCCGCCGGTGCTCCGCTGCGCGCCGATGCCCAGCGTGTTTTGCGCACCGTCACAGCAGGGCTGCAAACAGGCCAGCCCCTGTCGGCCGTCAAGCTGGAGCGCGGCCTGCTGCTGGCCGACGACCTGCCCGGCATGGCGGTCACGGCCGTGCTGCAAGCCGGACAGGCCACGGGCAGCAGCGACCTGGCCATCGAGGTCGCAGACCAGCCCCTGCTCACCAGCGATATGGCCCTCAGCAACTACGGCCTGCGCACCACGGGAAAGGGCCAGCTCTCGGGCGGGCTGGCCGTCAATAATCTCTCGGGCCGGGGCGACCAGCTCAGCCTGCGCATGCTGGGCTCGGCCCACCTGGGCAGCGTGCAGGCCCGCTACAGCCTGCCCCTGGGCTACGACGGCCTGCGCCTGGCGGTCTGGAGCTCGGCCATGGGTTACAAGCTGGCCGGCAGCTACAGCAGCCTGGACGCCAAGGGCCAGGCCTATAGTGCCGGCATGGGTCTGAGCTATCCGCTGCTGCGTCAGCAGGCCCGCAATCTGCAGCTGCATGTGGGCCTGCAGCACCGCCGCTACGACGACGACATGCTGGACACGGCCGTGCGCCGCCAGCGCAACGAGGTCTTGAACTTAGGGCTCAGCGGCGACCTCAGCGACAGCCTGGGCGGCGGCGGCATCAACTGGGGTAGCGTGCAGCTGCTGCATGGTCGGCTGCGCATGCAGGCCCGCACCGGAGAAGTCACACAAGACGCGGCAGGCCCCAACACCCGGGGTGATTACACCAAGCTGGCCTGGCAGGCCAACCGCCTGCAAAACCTGGCGGGCTGGCTGGGCCAGGGCTGGCAGCTGCAAGCCAGTGCCAGCGGGCAATGGGCCCATCAAAACCTGGGCAGCGCCGAGCGCATGAGCCTGGGCGGACCCGACCAAATCCGCGCCTACCCCGTCAACGAGGCCATGGGTGACCAAGGCCTGCTGCTCAAGCTGCAGCTGCAGCGCGAGCTGGGCAGTGCCCTGGGCGGGGGCTGGCAGGCCCAGCTGTTCTACGACTGGGGCCAGATTCGCCAGCACAAAAAGCCATGGCAGGGCTGGGATGGGGGCAGCGGCATGGCCAACAGCTACCACCTGGCCGGCTGGGGCCTGGGCCTGCGCTGGAGCGGCCAGGGCGACTGGCGTGGCTGGCAGGTGCAAGCCAGCGTGGCCACCCCGGTGGGCAACAACCCTGCTGCCAGCCAGGGGCGCAACAGCGACGGCAGCAGCCAGCGCAGCAGCCGGGGCTGGTTGGTACTCAGCCGCAGCTTCTAA
- a CDS encoding ABC transporter substrate-binding protein yields MHRLSQSAPTASLLALALTAAFAAPVMAQEKVKIGFITDMSSLYADVEGKNGAVAIQMAIDDFGGKVLGKPIELLTADHQNKADIAASKAREWIDTQGISLVFGGTNSATALAMAKVAQEKKRVFIDNGAGSSALTNEQCSPYTVHYAFDTVALAKGTGGAVVDTGGKSWFFVTADYAFGHALEADTSKIIEARGGKVLGSVKTPLNASDFSSFMLQAQNSKAQILGLANAGGDTINSIKAAKEFGVTKNMKLAGLLVFFSDIHSLGLKNTEGMQFTAPWYWDMNDGSRKFADAFMAKTQRRPSEIQAADYSATMNYLKAVEKAGTLDADKVMATLKSTKIDDFFGQGYIREDGRYVHDMYLMQVKSPAESKGTWDYYKIIKKLPAEQIWTTKAESKCQYWR; encoded by the coding sequence ATGCATCGTTTGTCCCAGTCTGCACCCACTGCTTCCCTGCTGGCTCTCGCCCTGACGGCGGCCTTTGCGGCCCCCGTCATGGCGCAGGAAAAAGTCAAGATCGGCTTCATCACCGACATGTCCAGCCTTTATGCCGATGTGGAAGGCAAGAACGGTGCCGTTGCCATACAGATGGCGATTGACGACTTTGGCGGCAAGGTACTGGGCAAGCCCATCGAGCTGCTGACGGCCGACCACCAGAACAAGGCCGACATCGCGGCCAGCAAGGCCCGCGAATGGATAGACACCCAGGGCATCAGCCTGGTGTTTGGTGGCACCAACTCCGCCACGGCCCTGGCCATGGCCAAGGTCGCCCAGGAGAAAAAGCGCGTCTTCATCGACAACGGTGCGGGCAGCTCGGCGCTGACCAATGAACAGTGCAGCCCCTATACCGTGCACTATGCGTTCGATACCGTGGCCCTGGCCAAGGGCACGGGCGGCGCGGTGGTGGACACGGGCGGCAAGAGCTGGTTCTTCGTGACGGCCGACTATGCCTTCGGCCACGCCCTGGAAGCCGACACCAGCAAGATCATCGAAGCGCGCGGCGGCAAGGTGCTGGGCTCGGTCAAGACGCCGCTCAACGCCAGCGACTTCTCCAGCTTCATGCTGCAGGCACAGAACAGCAAGGCGCAGATTCTGGGCCTGGCCAATGCCGGCGGAGACACCATCAACTCCATCAAGGCAGCCAAGGAGTTCGGCGTCACCAAGAACATGAAGCTGGCCGGCCTGCTGGTCTTCTTCAGCGACATCCACAGCCTGGGCCTGAAGAACACCGAAGGCATGCAGTTCACCGCCCCCTGGTACTGGGACATGAACGACGGCTCGCGCAAGTTTGCCGACGCCTTCATGGCCAAGACCCAGCGCCGCCCCAGCGAGATCCAGGCTGCCGACTACTCGGCCACCATGAACTACCTCAAGGCCGTGGAAAAAGCCGGCACGCTCGATGCCGACAAGGTCATGGCCACCTTGAAAAGCACCAAGATCGACGACTTCTTCGGCCAGGGCTACATCCGTGAAGACGGCCGCTATGTGCACGATATGTACCTGATGCAGGTCAAGTCGCCGGCCGAATCCAAGGGCACCTGGGACTACTACAAGATCATCAAGAAGCTGCCTGCCGAGCAGATCTGGACCACCAAGGCGGAAAGCAAATGCCAGTACTGGCGTTGA
- the mog gene encoding molybdopterin adenylyltransferase → MSDAPAYLHDAVKIGIVSISDRASSGVYEDKGLPALQQWLSRALKNPIEFEPRLIPDEQAGISAALIELVDAGCSLVLTTGGTGPALRDVTPEATLAVAHKEMPGFGEQMRQISLAFVPTAILSRQVAVIRGSSLIINLPGQPKAIAETLEGLKDADGKSRVNGIFAAVPYCIDLIGGPYLETHDEICKAFRPKTAIRAPRTA, encoded by the coding sequence ATGAGTGATGCGCCCGCATATCTTCACGATGCCGTGAAGATCGGCATCGTCTCCATCAGCGACCGCGCCAGCAGCGGCGTCTATGAAGACAAGGGCCTGCCCGCGCTGCAGCAATGGCTGAGCCGCGCGCTCAAGAACCCCATCGAGTTCGAGCCACGCCTGATTCCCGACGAGCAGGCCGGCATCAGCGCGGCGCTGATCGAGCTGGTCGATGCGGGCTGCAGCCTGGTGCTGACCACCGGCGGCACCGGCCCCGCGCTGCGCGATGTGACACCCGAGGCCACTTTGGCCGTGGCCCACAAGGAGATGCCGGGCTTTGGCGAGCAGATGCGCCAGATCAGCCTGGCCTTTGTGCCCACGGCCATCCTCTCGCGCCAGGTGGCGGTGATACGCGGCAGCAGCCTGATCATCAATCTGCCGGGCCAGCCCAAGGCGATCGCCGAGACGCTGGAAGGCCTCAAGGACGCGGACGGCAAATCGAGGGTCAACGGCATTTTTGCCGCCGTGCCCTATTGCATCGACCTGATCGGCGGCCCCTATCTCGAAACCCATGACGAGATCTGCAAGGCCTTCCGCCCCAAGACCGCGATTCGCGCGCCCCGCACGGCGTAG
- the yjgA gene encoding ribosome biogenesis factor YjgA produces MSRKLTKGYFVRGKFVAEGSELDLELKAELKGTYDSTKTDLKRESDALQDLGKELMTLRSDLFKRLQLSDQLIDALAEAKRITNFEGKRRQMQYVGKLMRKLTPEQVAAVKQALDEQRNGSASEKMSLQVAEQWRDRLVVEEAALSIWLEHFPGTDVQQLRSLIRQSRKDIEKAKEQAAAAAAAASPDAEPKEVSKGRAYRDLFQLVREQLASAGKAGAAAQDDGDE; encoded by the coding sequence ATGTCACGCAAACTCACCAAAGGCTATTTTGTTCGTGGAAAGTTCGTTGCCGAAGGCAGCGAGCTGGACCTTGAACTCAAGGCCGAACTCAAAGGCACGTACGACTCCACCAAGACCGACCTCAAGCGCGAAAGTGATGCGCTGCAGGATCTGGGCAAGGAGCTGATGACGCTGCGCAGCGACCTCTTCAAGCGCCTGCAGCTGTCCGATCAGCTGATCGACGCGCTGGCCGAGGCCAAGCGCATCACCAACTTCGAAGGCAAGCGCCGCCAGATGCAATATGTCGGCAAGCTCATGCGCAAGCTGACGCCTGAGCAGGTCGCGGCCGTCAAGCAGGCGCTGGACGAGCAGCGCAATGGCTCGGCCAGCGAAAAAATGTCGCTGCAGGTGGCAGAGCAATGGCGCGACCGCCTGGTCGTGGAGGAAGCGGCCCTGTCCATCTGGCTGGAGCATTTCCCCGGCACCGATGTGCAACAGCTGCGCTCGCTGATCCGCCAGTCGCGCAAGGACATCGAGAAAGCCAAGGAACAAGCCGCAGCGGCCGCTGCCGCCGCCAGCCCCGATGCCGAGCCCAAGGAAGTCAGCAAGGGCCGCGCCTACCGCGACCTGTTCCAGCTGGTGCGCGAGCAACTGGCCAGCGCCGGCAAGGCCGGTGCGGCTGCCCAGGACGACGGCGATGAGTGA
- the pmbA gene encoding metalloprotease PmbA, whose amino-acid sequence MKKPRSSNTSTSSAQAQSAPQAGFSFSQAFFEGLVDQALQHAKKLGATDAGAEASEGCGLSVSVRKGQLETVERNRDKSLGVTVYLGQRRGNASTSDFSEAAIKQTVQAAYDIARFTAEDPFARLPDSADIALPGTHRDLDLFHPWDITSEAAAEMALRCEEAAFKTHRRVSNSEGAGVSAQQSHFFTAHTNGFRGGYASSRHSMSVAPIAKLPGKNGEMQRDYWYSSMRNAADLASPEAVGRYAAERTLSRLGSRKIPTTECPVLFESPLAAGLLGSFVQAVSGSALYRKSTFLLDSLGKPIFPKHIDIEEDPFVLGGKGSSPFDEEGVRVQARKVVDAGRVGGYFLSSYSARKLGMKTTGNAGGSHNLVMTSRRTKAGDDLDAMLKKLGTGLFVVELMGQGVNYVTGDYSRGASGFWVENGEIAFPVDEITIAGNMKDMFKGIEAIGADAYNYGAKTVGSILVNRMKVAGS is encoded by the coding sequence ATGAAAAAACCTCGCTCCAGCAATACAAGCACTTCCAGTGCACAGGCCCAATCCGCACCGCAAGCCGGTTTCAGCTTCAGCCAAGCCTTTTTCGAGGGGCTGGTGGACCAGGCTCTGCAGCATGCCAAGAAGCTGGGTGCGACGGATGCCGGCGCCGAGGCTTCCGAAGGCTGCGGCCTGTCGGTCAGCGTGCGCAAGGGCCAGCTGGAGACCGTGGAGCGCAACCGCGACAAGTCGCTGGGCGTGACCGTCTATCTGGGCCAGCGTCGGGGCAATGCCAGCACCTCGGACTTCTCCGAAGCCGCCATCAAGCAGACCGTGCAGGCCGCCTATGACATCGCGCGCTTCACGGCAGAAGACCCGTTTGCCCGCCTGCCCGACAGCGCAGATATCGCGCTGCCTGGAACGCACCGCGATCTGGATCTGTTCCATCCCTGGGATATCACCAGCGAAGCCGCTGCAGAGATGGCGCTGCGCTGCGAGGAGGCCGCCTTCAAGACTCACCGCCGCGTGAGCAACAGCGAAGGCGCGGGCGTGTCGGCCCAGCAAAGCCATTTCTTCACGGCCCATACCAATGGTTTTCGTGGCGGCTACGCCAGCTCGCGCCACAGCATGTCGGTGGCGCCCATCGCCAAGCTGCCCGGCAAGAATGGCGAGATGCAGCGCGATTACTGGTACAGCTCCATGCGCAATGCGGCCGATCTGGCCTCGCCAGAGGCCGTGGGTCGCTACGCGGCAGAGCGAACGCTGAGCCGTCTGGGCAGCCGCAAGATTCCGACCACCGAGTGCCCGGTGCTGTTCGAGTCGCCCCTGGCCGCAGGCTTGCTGGGCAGCTTTGTGCAGGCCGTCAGCGGCAGCGCGCTGTACCGCAAAAGCACCTTTTTGCTGGACTCCTTGGGCAAGCCCATCTTCCCCAAGCACATCGATATCGAGGAAGACCCCTTCGTCCTGGGCGGCAAGGGCAGCTCGCCCTTTGACGAAGAGGGCGTGCGCGTGCAGGCGCGCAAGGTGGTCGATGCCGGCCGCGTGGGAGGCTATTTCCTGTCCAGCTACTCGGCGCGCAAGCTGGGCATGAAGACCACGGGCAATGCCGGCGGCTCGCACAATCTGGTCATGACTTCGCGACGCACCAAGGCGGGCGACGATCTGGATGCCATGCTCAAGAAGCTGGGCACGGGGCTGTTCGTGGTCGAGCTGATGGGCCAGGGCGTGAACTATGTGACCGGCGACTATTCGCGCGGCGCCAGCGGCTTCTGGGTGGAGAACGGCGAGATCGCCTTCCCCGTGGACGAAATCACGATTGCCGGCAATATGAAGGACATGTTCAAGGGCATCGAGGCCATCGGAGCCGATGCCTATAACTACGGTGCCAAGACCGTGGGCTCCATTCTTGTCAATCGCATGAAGGTGGCGGGCAGCTGA